The following proteins are encoded in a genomic region of Stutzerimonas balearica DSM 6083:
- a CDS encoding LysR substrate-binding domain-containing protein, with translation MSRWEGLDEFVAVAEQGSFMAAAQKLRVSSSHVSRQVARLEERLQTRLLYRTTRRVSLTDAGHHFFARCQRLIEERDDAFSAVSDQNSVPSGLLRMTAAVAYGERFIVPLVNDFMARHPQLRVEIELSNRTLDLVQEGFDLAIRLGRLGESRLVATRIAPRVMYLCAAPAYLERYGRPHTLSELARHNCLIGTSDTWMLQVDGREQHFKPSGNWRCNSGHAVLDAALRGFGICQLPDYYVQEPLRRGELVALLSAHQPPDTAVWAVYPQRRLLSAKVGGLIEALKAGLAAAPEYARR, from the coding sequence ATGAGCCGCTGGGAAGGTCTGGACGAGTTCGTTGCCGTTGCCGAACAGGGCAGCTTCATGGCCGCCGCGCAGAAGCTGCGCGTGTCGTCGTCGCATGTCAGCCGCCAGGTCGCACGCCTGGAGGAACGCCTGCAGACGCGCCTGCTATATCGCACCACCCGTCGCGTTTCACTGACCGATGCCGGTCATCACTTCTTCGCCCGTTGCCAGCGCCTGATCGAGGAACGCGACGATGCCTTCAGCGCCGTCAGCGATCAGAACAGCGTGCCCAGCGGCCTGCTGCGCATGACCGCTGCCGTCGCCTATGGAGAGCGGTTCATCGTGCCACTGGTGAACGACTTCATGGCGCGTCATCCGCAGCTGCGGGTGGAGATCGAGCTGTCCAATCGCACGCTCGACCTGGTCCAGGAAGGCTTCGATCTCGCGATCCGCCTAGGTCGGCTGGGCGAATCGCGGCTGGTCGCAACACGAATCGCACCTCGCGTCATGTATCTGTGTGCCGCACCGGCGTATCTGGAACGTTACGGCCGCCCGCACACGCTCTCCGAGCTGGCACGGCACAACTGCCTGATCGGCACCAGCGACACCTGGATGCTGCAGGTCGACGGCCGCGAGCAGCATTTCAAGCCTTCGGGCAACTGGCGCTGCAACAGTGGCCATGCCGTGCTCGATGCAGCGCTGCGCGGCTTCGGCATCTGCCAACTGCCTGATTACTACGTTCAGGAACCGCTACGCCGAGGCGAACTGGTTGCGCTGCTTTCGGCGCACCAGCCGCCGGACACCGCCGTCTGGGCCGTTTATCCGCAGCGCCGGCTGCTGTCCGCGAAGGTCGGTGGCCTGATCGAGGCACTGAAAGCGGGACTGGCCGCCGCGCCGGAATACGCCCGTAGATGA
- a CDS encoding baeRF3 domain-containing protein gives MPSDLNRDTLKELLAVRQRPCLSLYQPTHRSFPEREQDPIRFKHLVRQLEDALKQQHCDQPETLLAPFRALIDDADFWNNSRDGLAIFAAPGYFKIFRPQRRVAELAVANERMHVKPLLRIAQSADRYQILALTMDSVRLYEGNRDGIDQVRLADGVPATLEQALGRELTDKGQSGFPQGYSRAGERGDPMQVEAGGAGRQAEMDRDRERFFREVDRAILEHHSKRSGLPLILAALPDHQAHFRKLSHNPHLLAEGIDNDPSLLSQNELREKSWLVMQPRYIKRLEGFIDRFGESLGQGLASEAIEEIGRATREGRVATLLVEADRRIPGQVDKDEAKALPAEEADASTPDLLDELTVWTLEQGGEVIAVPAERIPTQSGAAALYRF, from the coding sequence ATGCCAAGCGATCTGAACCGAGACACCTTGAAGGAGCTGCTGGCGGTGCGCCAGCGTCCATGTCTGTCGCTGTATCAGCCGACCCACAGGAGTTTTCCCGAGCGAGAGCAGGACCCCATTCGTTTCAAACACTTGGTACGTCAGTTGGAGGACGCCCTTAAACAGCAGCACTGCGACCAGCCCGAGACGCTGCTCGCGCCTTTCCGGGCGCTGATCGACGACGCCGATTTCTGGAATAACAGCCGCGACGGCCTGGCCATCTTCGCCGCGCCGGGCTATTTCAAGATCTTTCGCCCGCAGCGTCGGGTCGCCGAACTGGCCGTGGCGAACGAGCGCATGCACGTCAAGCCACTACTGCGTATCGCCCAGTCCGCCGACCGTTACCAGATTCTGGCGCTGACGATGGATTCGGTACGGCTCTACGAGGGCAACCGGGACGGCATCGATCAGGTTCGACTGGCCGACGGCGTCCCCGCCACGCTCGAGCAGGCGCTGGGCCGCGAGTTGACCGACAAGGGCCAGAGCGGTTTCCCGCAGGGCTACAGCCGCGCCGGTGAGCGGGGCGACCCGATGCAGGTGGAGGCCGGTGGTGCCGGGCGTCAAGCCGAGATGGACCGTGACCGTGAGCGTTTCTTCCGCGAAGTGGACCGGGCCATCCTCGAACATCACTCCAAGCGTTCTGGCCTGCCGCTGATACTGGCGGCGCTGCCGGATCACCAGGCGCATTTCCGCAAGCTCAGCCATAACCCGCACCTGCTCGCCGAGGGCATCGACAACGATCCGTCCCTGCTTAGCCAGAACGAGCTGCGCGAGAAGAGCTGGTTGGTGATGCAGCCGCGCTACATCAAGCGCCTGGAAGGCTTCATCGATCGCTTCGGGGAATCGCTCGGTCAGGGACTGGCCAGCGAGGCCATCGAGGAAATCGGTCGCGCGACCCGTGAGGGGCGCGTCGCCACGCTGCTGGTCGAGGCGGACCGCCGCATTCCGGGCCAGGTCGACAAGGATGAGGCCAAGGCCCTGCCTGCCGAAGAGGCCGACGCCTCGACACCCGATCTGCTCGACGAACTGACCGTCTGGACGCTGGAACAGGGCGGTGAAGTCATCGCGGTGCCGGCCGAGCGCATACCGACGCAAAGCGGAGCGGCGGCGCTGTATCGGTTCTAG
- the ispD gene encoding 2-C-methyl-D-erythritol 4-phosphate cytidylyltransferase has protein sequence MNNRPTSFWVVIPAAGIGSRMAADRPKQYLQLGDRTILEHTLGCFLGRAGVRGVVVALAPDDPWWPMLGCAADPRISRAAGGRERADSVLAGLERLKDLGALDGDWVLVHDAARPNLADEDLQRLLDQLGEDPVGGLLAVPAKDTLKRVAADGRVEQTVDRRPIWLAYTPQMFRLGLLRQALTGAAQAGAEITDEASAIEWLGHRPRVVEGRADNIKVTRPDDLQWLQLQWGPR, from the coding sequence ATGAACAACCGACCGACCTCTTTCTGGGTGGTGATTCCTGCTGCCGGCATTGGCAGTCGCATGGCTGCTGACCGCCCCAAGCAATACCTGCAGCTCGGTGACCGCACGATTCTTGAACATACCCTTGGCTGTTTTCTGGGCCGTGCCGGCGTTCGAGGTGTGGTGGTCGCCCTTGCACCGGACGATCCCTGGTGGCCGATGCTGGGCTGCGCGGCTGACCCGCGGATCAGTCGCGCAGCAGGCGGGAGAGAACGTGCCGACTCGGTACTGGCCGGTCTCGAGCGGCTGAAAGACCTCGGCGCCCTCGATGGGGACTGGGTATTGGTGCACGATGCGGCACGCCCCAATCTTGCGGATGAAGACCTGCAGCGGTTACTCGACCAGCTCGGCGAGGATCCGGTCGGCGGGTTGCTGGCCGTTCCGGCGAAGGACACGCTCAAGCGCGTCGCGGCCGACGGTCGCGTCGAGCAGACGGTCGACCGCCGCCCGATCTGGCTGGCCTATACCCCGCAGATGTTTCGCCTGGGCTTGTTGCGCCAGGCACTGACCGGGGCGGCCCAGGCGGGTGCGGAAATCACGGACGAGGCCTCGGCGATCGAGTGGCTCGGCCATCGTCCGCGGGTAGTGGAAGGGCGCGCGGACAACATCAAGGTCACCCGTCCGGATGACCTCCAGTGGTTGCAGTTGCAGTGGGGTCCACGCTGA
- the ftsB gene encoding cell division protein FtsB yields the protein MRSPYWLFVVLILLLGGLQYRLWVGEGSLAQISSLNKQIEEQQGENKRLLERNRILEAEVMELKQGMETVEERARHELGMVKEGETLYQLTE from the coding sequence TTGCGTAGCCCATACTGGCTGTTCGTCGTGCTGATCCTGCTGCTGGGCGGTCTGCAGTACCGCTTGTGGGTGGGCGAAGGGAGCCTGGCGCAGATCAGCAGCCTCAACAAGCAGATCGAGGAGCAGCAAGGCGAGAACAAGCGCCTGCTCGAGCGCAATCGCATCCTCGAGGCCGAGGTGATGGAGCTCAAACAGGGCATGGAAACCGTCGAGGAGCGTGCCCGCCATGAGCTGGGCATGGTCAAGGAAGGCGAAACCCTCTACCAGCTCACCGAATGA
- the eno gene encoding phosphopyruvate hydratase encodes MAKIVDIKGREVLDSRGNPTVEADVILDNGIVGSACAPSGASTGSREALELRDGDKSRYLGKGVLNAVANVNGPIRDLLLGKDPVDQKALDQAMIELDGTENKAKLGANAILAVSLAAAKAAAQAKGVPLYAHIADLNGTPGQYSMPVPMMNIINGGEHADNNVDIQEFMVQPVGAKTFADALRMGAEIFHHLKAVLKARGLNTAVGDEGGFAPNLASNEDALGAIAEAVEKAGYKLGSDVTLALDCASSEFYKDGKYDLAGEGKVFDAEGFADYLAGLTQRYPIISIEDGMDESDWAGWKALTDKIGEKVQLVGDDLFVTNTKILKEGIDKGIANSILIKFNQIGSLTETLEAIQMAKAAGYTAVISHRSGETEDSTIADLAVGTAAGQIKTGSLCRSDRVSKYNQLLRIEEQLAGKAPYNGRAEFRG; translated from the coding sequence ATGGCAAAGATCGTCGATATCAAGGGACGTGAGGTGCTCGATTCCCGCGGCAACCCGACAGTGGAAGCCGACGTGATCCTGGACAACGGCATTGTTGGCAGTGCTTGTGCACCGTCCGGCGCCTCCACGGGTTCGCGCGAGGCGCTCGAGCTGCGCGACGGCGACAAGAGTCGTTACCTGGGCAAGGGCGTGCTGAACGCCGTAGCCAACGTCAACGGTCCGATCCGTGACCTGCTGCTGGGCAAGGACCCGGTCGACCAGAAGGCGCTGGACCAGGCGATGATCGAGCTGGACGGTACCGAGAACAAGGCCAAGCTGGGCGCCAACGCGATCCTCGCCGTGTCCCTGGCAGCTGCCAAGGCAGCTGCACAGGCCAAGGGCGTACCGCTGTATGCGCACATCGCCGACCTGAATGGCACCCCCGGCCAGTATTCGATGCCGGTGCCGATGATGAACATCATCAATGGCGGCGAGCACGCCGACAACAATGTCGACATCCAGGAATTCATGGTCCAGCCGGTCGGCGCCAAGACGTTCGCCGATGCGCTGCGCATGGGCGCCGAGATCTTCCACCACCTGAAAGCGGTGCTCAAGGCTCGTGGCCTGAATACCGCAGTGGGCGACGAGGGCGGCTTTGCGCCGAACCTGGCCTCCAACGAGGATGCGCTGGGCGCCATCGCCGAGGCGGTCGAGAAGGCCGGCTACAAGCTGGGCAGCGACGTGACCCTGGCCCTGGACTGCGCTTCCAGCGAGTTCTACAAGGACGGCAAGTACGACCTGGCCGGTGAAGGCAAGGTGTTCGACGCCGAAGGCTTCGCCGATTACCTGGCGGGCCTGACTCAGCGCTACCCGATCATCTCCATCGAAGACGGCATGGACGAGTCCGACTGGGCAGGCTGGAAGGCGCTGACCGACAAGATCGGCGAGAAGGTTCAGCTGGTCGGTGACGACCTGTTCGTGACCAACACCAAGATCCTCAAGGAAGGCATCGACAAGGGCATCGCCAACTCGATCCTGATCAAGTTCAACCAGATCGGCTCGCTGACCGAGACCCTCGAAGCCATCCAGATGGCCAAGGCGGCGGGTTACACGGCAGTGATCTCGCACCGTTCCGGCGAGACCGAAGACAGCACCATCGCCGACCTGGCGGTTGGTACTGCCGCTGGTCAGATCAAGACCGGTTCGCTGTGCCGCTCCGACCGCGTGTCGAAGTACAACCAGCTGCTGCGCATCGAGGAGCAGCTGGCCGGCAAGGCGCCGTACAACGGCCGCGCCGAATTCCGCGGCTGA
- the kdsA gene encoding 3-deoxy-8-phosphooctulonate synthase, whose protein sequence is MSQKTIRVGNIEIANDKPFVLFGGINVLESRDLAMQACEEYVRVTEKLGIPYVFKASFDKANRSSITSFRGPGLEEGMKIFEEVKKTFGVPVITDVHEPWQAQPVAEVCDIIQLPAFLSRQTDLVVAMAKTGAVINIKKAQFLAPQEMKHILKKCEEAGNDQLILCERGSSFGYNNLVVDMLGFGIMKQFEYPVFFDVTHALQMPGGRADSAGGRRAQVTDLAKAGLSQGLAGLFLEAHPNPDQAKCDGPCALRLDKLEPFLTQLKQLDDLIKNFPPIETA, encoded by the coding sequence ATGAGCCAGAAGACCATTCGCGTAGGCAACATCGAGATCGCCAACGACAAGCCGTTCGTGCTGTTCGGCGGCATCAATGTCCTCGAATCGCGGGATCTGGCCATGCAGGCCTGTGAAGAATATGTGCGGGTGACCGAGAAGCTCGGCATTCCCTACGTGTTCAAGGCGAGCTTCGACAAGGCCAACCGCTCCTCGATCACCTCCTTCCGCGGCCCGGGCCTGGAAGAGGGCATGAAAATCTTCGAGGAAGTGAAGAAGACCTTTGGCGTGCCGGTCATCACCGACGTACACGAGCCATGGCAGGCCCAGCCGGTCGCTGAGGTCTGTGACATCATCCAGCTGCCGGCCTTCCTCTCGCGGCAGACCGACCTGGTGGTGGCCATGGCCAAGACCGGTGCGGTGATTAACATCAAGAAGGCGCAGTTCCTCGCGCCGCAGGAGATGAAGCACATCCTGAAGAAGTGCGAGGAGGCCGGTAACGACCAGCTGATCCTCTGCGAACGTGGCTCGTCCTTCGGCTACAACAACCTGGTCGTCGACATGCTTGGCTTCGGCATCATGAAGCAGTTCGAGTACCCGGTGTTCTTCGACGTCACCCATGCGCTGCAGATGCCGGGCGGTCGTGCCGACTCGGCTGGCGGTCGTCGTGCCCAGGTCACCGACCTGGCCAAGGCCGGCCTTTCCCAGGGGTTGGCCGGACTCTTCCTCGAGGCGCATCCGAACCCCGACCAGGCCAAGTGCGACGGCCCCTGTGCCCTGCGCCTGGACAAGCTCGAGCCCTTCCTCACCCAGCTCAAGCAGCTGGATGACCTGATCAAGAATTTCCCGCCAATCGAAACTGCTTGA
- a CDS encoding CTP synthase — protein sequence MTRYIFVTGGVVSSLGKGIASASLAAILEARGLKVTMLKLDPYINVDPGTMSPFQHGEVFVTHDGAETDLDLGHYERFIRTRMTQNNNFTTGRVYEDVLRRERRGDYLGATIQVIPHITDEIKRRIIKGAGDADVALVEVGGTVGDIESQPFLEAIRQLRVEVGAKRAMLMHLTLVPYIATAGETKTKPTQHSVKELRSIGLQPDVLVCRSDHPIDVSSRRKIALFTNVEERAVISLPDADTIYRIPGILHAQGLDDYVVERFDLKCGGADLSEWDRVVDAKLHPEKEVTIAMVGKYMELLDAYKSLIEAMSHAGIQSRTKVNLRYIDSEDIENQGTSLLEGVDAILVPGGFGLRGVEGKIATVKYARENNIPYLGICLGMQVAVIEYARDVLGWSDANSTEFDKDSGHPVVGLITEWADASGNTEVRTEASDLGGTMRLGAQECTLEPGSKVFECYGQERIIERHRHRYEVNNNLLPQLQAAGLKITGRSGDGALVEVVEAPEHPWFVACQFHPEFTSTPRDGHPLFSGFVNAALEYKAKKA from the coding sequence ATGACGCGCTACATCTTCGTCACGGGTGGTGTTGTTTCTTCATTGGGGAAAGGCATCGCCTCGGCTTCATTGGCGGCCATCCTGGAGGCGCGGGGCCTGAAGGTCACGATGCTGAAGCTGGACCCTTACATCAACGTTGATCCGGGCACCATGAGCCCGTTCCAGCACGGCGAAGTGTTCGTCACCCACGACGGCGCCGAGACCGACCTCGACCTGGGCCACTACGAGCGGTTCATCCGCACCCGCATGACCCAGAACAACAACTTCACCACCGGTCGCGTCTATGAGGACGTGCTGCGTCGCGAGCGTCGCGGCGACTACCTGGGGGCGACCATTCAGGTCATCCCGCACATCACCGACGAGATCAAGCGCCGCATCATCAAGGGCGCCGGCGATGCCGACGTGGCCCTGGTGGAAGTCGGCGGTACTGTCGGCGATATCGAATCGCAACCCTTCCTCGAGGCGATCCGCCAGCTGCGCGTGGAAGTCGGTGCCAAGCGTGCGATGCTGATGCACCTGACGCTGGTGCCTTACATCGCCACCGCCGGCGAGACCAAGACCAAGCCGACCCAGCATTCGGTCAAGGAGCTGCGCTCCATCGGCCTGCAGCCGGACGTGCTGGTCTGCCGTTCCGATCATCCGATCGATGTCTCCTCGCGGCGCAAGATCGCCCTGTTCACCAACGTCGAAGAGCGTGCGGTGATCAGCCTGCCGGATGCCGACACCATTTACCGGATCCCCGGCATTCTGCATGCACAGGGACTGGATGATTACGTCGTCGAGCGCTTCGACCTCAAGTGCGGTGGAGCGGACCTCTCCGAGTGGGATCGTGTGGTCGATGCCAAGCTGCATCCGGAGAAGGAAGTCACCATCGCCATGGTCGGCAAGTACATGGAACTTCTGGATGCCTACAAGTCTCTGATCGAGGCCATGAGCCACGCTGGCATCCAGAGCCGCACGAAAGTGAACCTGCGCTACATCGACTCCGAAGACATCGAAAACCAGGGCACCAGCCTGCTCGAAGGTGTCGACGCAATCCTCGTTCCCGGTGGTTTCGGGCTGCGCGGCGTCGAGGGCAAGATCGCCACGGTGAAATACGCTCGCGAGAACAACATTCCCTATCTGGGTATCTGTCTGGGTATGCAGGTCGCGGTCATCGAATACGCCCGCGATGTGCTCGGCTGGAGCGATGCCAATTCGACCGAGTTCGACAAGGACAGCGGTCATCCGGTAGTGGGCCTGATCACCGAGTGGGCCGATGCCTCCGGTAATACCGAAGTGCGCACCGAAGCCTCGGACCTGGGCGGCACCATGCGTCTGGGGGCACAAGAATGCACGCTCGAGCCTGGTTCGAAGGTATTCGAATGCTACGGGCAGGAGCGCATCATCGAGCGCCATCGCCATCGCTACGAAGTGAACAACAATCTACTGCCGCAACTGCAGGCGGCTGGCTTGAAGATCACTGGCCGTTCCGGCGACGGCGCATTGGTCGAAGTGGTCGAGGCGCCGGAGCATCCCTGGTTCGTTGCCTGTCAGTTCCACCCCGAATTCACGTCCACCCCGCGTGACGGACATCCGCTGTTCAGCGGTTTCGTCAACGCAGCGCTGGAATACAAGGCGAAGAAGGCATGA
- the tilS gene encoding tRNA lysidine(34) synthetase TilS — MSLERELLSALAPWRDAPRWFVAFSGGLDSSVLLHLLSRLRQTQKLPPLVAVHVDHGLQAAAGDWVRHCRSRCGELAVPLEVRQVEVESGASLERAARQARYAAFEALLEPEDVLLCAHHRDDQAETLLFRLLRGSGVRGLGAMAPARRLGRGWLVRPWLSVSRETLEGYARQFGLTWVEDPSNRQVDFARNYLRHEVFPVLERRWPQAKRVIGRAAAHFAEADALLGELAEDDLRNAAGQGVPGWLPLPSLDLAALGRLSPARQRNALRHWLRAWTLLPDSEHWAGWRNLLDASEDACPIWRLTGGELRRANGRVWWLSGQWLAPWPAEALAIRASETPLPNNGQLTLTIGGKAPSGVELGALTLRYRQGGELMHVGSRGRRDLKRLLNEADVPWFVRQRLPLVYRDGELLAVANLPGLCPPGWEVRWQPPAVTAV, encoded by the coding sequence ATGTCGCTTGAGCGGGAATTGCTGAGCGCACTGGCGCCGTGGCGTGACGCGCCGCGCTGGTTCGTCGCCTTTTCCGGCGGGCTGGATTCCAGCGTGCTGTTGCACCTGCTGAGCCGTCTGCGCCAGACGCAGAAGCTGCCGCCCCTGGTCGCGGTGCATGTCGATCATGGTTTACAGGCTGCCGCGGGTGACTGGGTCAGGCATTGCCGTTCCCGTTGTGGCGAGCTGGCGGTGCCGCTCGAGGTCAGGCAGGTCGAGGTCGAGTCGGGAGCCAGTCTCGAGCGCGCGGCACGGCAGGCCCGCTACGCCGCCTTTGAAGCGTTGCTCGAGCCGGAAGATGTGCTGCTCTGCGCCCATCATCGCGACGACCAGGCGGAAACCTTACTGTTTCGATTGTTGCGTGGTTCCGGGGTGCGCGGCCTGGGGGCGATGGCGCCGGCGCGTCGACTCGGGCGTGGCTGGTTGGTCAGGCCCTGGCTGAGCGTGTCCCGCGAAACGCTGGAAGGTTATGCGCGGCAGTTCGGCTTGACCTGGGTGGAAGACCCGAGCAACCGTCAGGTGGATTTTGCGCGCAACTATCTGCGCCATGAGGTGTTCCCGGTTCTCGAGCGGCGCTGGCCGCAGGCCAAGCGCGTGATCGGACGTGCCGCGGCCCATTTTGCGGAGGCCGATGCCTTGCTCGGTGAGCTGGCTGAGGACGATCTACGCAATGCGGCCGGGCAGGGGGTGCCTGGGTGGCTGCCCTTGCCTAGTCTCGACCTCGCGGCATTGGGCCGTCTCAGTCCGGCGCGCCAGCGCAACGCGCTGCGCCATTGGCTGCGAGCCTGGACGCTGCTACCCGACAGCGAGCACTGGGCGGGTTGGCGAAACTTGCTCGATGCGAGCGAGGATGCCTGCCCCATCTGGCGTCTGACGGGCGGTGAGCTGCGCCGGGCCAATGGCCGCGTCTGGTGGCTTTCTGGCCAATGGTTGGCGCCTTGGCCAGCCGAAGCCTTGGCGATTCGAGCGTCGGAAACACCATTGCCGAACAATGGTCAGCTGACCCTAACCATCGGCGGCAAGGCGCCGTCCGGCGTTGAGCTCGGGGCGCTCACCCTGCGTTATCGCCAGGGCGGAGAGCTTATGCACGTGGGCTCGCGGGGTAGGCGCGACCTGAAGCGCCTGCTCAACGAGGCGGATGTTCCCTGGTTTGTCCGCCAGCGGCTGCCGCTCGTTTATCGCGATGGCGAGCTGCTCGCCGTTGCCAATCTGCCCGGGCTCTGCCCGCCGGGATGGGAGGTGCGTTGGCAGCCCCCAGCGGTGACGGCGGTTTGA
- a CDS encoding acetyl-CoA carboxylase carboxyltransferase subunit alpha: MNPNFLDFEQPIADLQAKIEELRLVGNDNDLNIGDEIARLQEKSESLTASIFGNLSSWQIARLARHPQRPYTLDYISHLFTEFEELHGDRHFSDDAAIVGGTARLNGQPVMVIGHQKGREVREKVRRNFGMPRPEGYRKACRLMEMAERFKMPILTFIDTPGAYPGIDAEERNQSEAIAWNLRVMARLKTPIIATVIGEGGSGGALAIGVCDQLNMLQYSTYAVISPEGCASILWRTAEKAPEAAEAMGVTAERLKDLGIVDKVINEPLGGAHRNPAAMAESVREELTRQLDMLKSLDTDKLLARRYERLMSYGV; the protein is encoded by the coding sequence ATGAACCCGAATTTTCTGGATTTCGAACAGCCGATTGCCGACCTGCAAGCCAAGATCGAAGAGCTGCGCCTGGTAGGCAATGACAATGACCTGAATATCGGCGACGAGATTGCCCGCTTGCAGGAAAAGAGCGAGTCGCTCACTGCAAGCATCTTCGGCAACCTCAGCAGCTGGCAGATCGCCCGCCTGGCCCGCCACCCGCAGCGCCCCTACACGCTGGACTACATCAGCCACCTGTTCACCGAATTTGAAGAGCTGCATGGCGATCGTCATTTCTCCGACGACGCAGCGATCGTCGGTGGGACCGCACGCCTGAATGGCCAGCCGGTCATGGTCATCGGCCACCAGAAGGGCCGCGAGGTGCGCGAGAAGGTCCGCCGCAACTTCGGCATGCCGCGCCCGGAGGGCTATCGCAAGGCCTGCCGCCTGATGGAAATGGCCGAGCGCTTCAAGATGCCGATCCTCACCTTCATCGATACGCCTGGTGCCTACCCCGGCATCGATGCCGAGGAACGCAACCAGAGCGAAGCCATCGCCTGGAACCTGCGCGTGATGGCGCGCCTGAAGACGCCGATCATCGCCACGGTGATCGGTGAGGGCGGATCGGGCGGTGCGCTGGCCATCGGTGTCTGCGATCAGCTGAATATGCTGCAGTATTCGACCTATGCAGTGATTTCTCCGGAAGGCTGCGCCTCGATCCTCTGGCGCACCGCCGAGAAGGCGCCGGAAGCCGCCGAGGCCATGGGCGTCACCGCCGAGCGCCTGAAGGACCTGGGCATCGTCGACAAGGTGATCAACGAGCCGCTGGGCGGCGCGCACCGCAATCCGGCGGCGATGGCCGAGTCCGTGCGCGAGGAACTGACTCGTCAGCTGGACATGCTCAAGTCGCTGGATACCGACAAGCTGCTCGCGCGTCGCTACGAGCGGCTGATGAGCTACGGCGTCTGA